Proteins from one Leishmania infantum JPCM5 genome chromosome 21 genomic window:
- a CDS encoding putative mis-match repair protein, translating to MFTSPTAWNELYGPPRAPALPPEAASRRHSRVFAAATTAPVVTAPPHTLADGRVSGPFSGHAYHRAVPPPVHALFATPTTSGFFPASSHYTVASQPVRYFPLLPTPAAERTYYESHPYTSAYSGDGGGWPHAENAPTDENNYELAGPSRATAPWRHGTCGPHQLLQSQLRVSGTMGPGAAGGVFGAGAAAAPYAMHKAHSAEMAADAEEAAWEGGAAVPHDSGMPGARRPLRRPPPSTHGNPMSDCRGATLWPVAQSVSPVERGEAAKAAAQDGSRLHHAAYASREGRRQAAVGMKLAAHTPHDVDGRYTDGQLLAPPPPHPPSPLHEHSDHEQQQQTHEYSSISDGARHLNSAGHRSAASAAALFFHSPSVTGGFASSPCASGSAALRAGRRAAAATSAISSTATFPSATGASKMVTPAASAAAAQAEPCCVAALIFNNAKEVGVALCELPSLTVSLFQYGDTATFFKTASLLHTRNPVEVLVPSTAVDSELVQTVLRQHGAHMTFTSVQRCFYNAEEGVQRLSQLKSSAEASLCIEDTDRYLCVAAANAVVLYMEHVNDMHLLPGSVRVRAEALEHYMEVSRTTARVLQIIPDTACVSAAAAASMELMRNAANDSERADRQQRVRAQRYGAARRPMFLGHDLAEPPPLQTVALVDAIPRACTVMGQRYLRRTLLQPLRDRVAVQGRHDAVEWLLCEPRRLHMLRVLLRHTAALDLERLTATLTHQPQRERSSAQQQSYLESLQLLWSALPHLEQLRVQLKAYLGPLPRVQAPVNGEGVPPSTPSPLPGGGSDAAAPSHDLRSTAAHPSVLHSIATALGQCRFPELETLMGTYLERSVLPSVVGHHERSAAHYGALHSADTGSTHIPPSVSVVAQQQQPQRPRRRLRSDDGDALASHQHPQERPQRVTGVFLRLLRMCFLVQAPHSGELDALRTRLSLRISDITSYAAELRATYRIFSLRLEPDPVKLYCLSYAVAEEAKAQAGPFTWRYAGGSHFALYLSALREQQLRRQQEQQQGQGRTLRSSPWHPPTSAGDPFCTASSSPPTELSRHTSDADGAGFESSVIDPFSPFTFGANHTAPRQLRRRRVRCSTEDLDYRCARAQECVAAILQLQLHSVQPLVRAIQHEFLGSLQATVESVALLDTLLCFALYSLTHQCTRPVLVELPTGSTTAPRVRTLMTELPGDGEAVASSGRRATSVAGGAGASWDRVDEYTDAASAAADLGGQGGGTAASAGTSATSSDGATPSCTPPLSTLTAHTMTSAAATTETETRHASEVRLFLDSALHPSAAQWQPPSRAVARAGLSARWTGAEVGGKARPASGSSGGLTMSWGSGGGDVCVVTGPNACGKTTLLRILGQYFTLAQAGCFVPAQHAQLFLADRLLAHMLCDELPSITHSSFRRELMELSELTHAATAESVALIDELGRSTTTAQGFSLAWATALLLSDRRVHSVLTTHYPGLPSLARVRPARVVAFHFRVTFQHLAARDGGRDGVADSSWRGPARTRITIARFGHTLFPGPCPQRWYGLALAEKLHFFEPVLAMARRTRTCQSPAEAHTEENEV from the coding sequence ATGTTTACCTCGCCCACTGCGTGGAACGAGTTGTAcgggccgccgcgcgcaccagcgctgccgccagagGCGGCGTCACGAAGACACAGTCGCGTCTTCGCTGCCGCTACCACTGCTCCCGTTGTTACAGCCCCACCGCACACGCTTGCAGACGGCAGGGTTAGCGGGCCGTTTTCGGGGCACGCGTACCACAgagcagtgccgccgcctgtACATGCACTCTTCGCTACTCCCACGACCAGCGGTTTCTTTCCCGCGTCGTCGCACTACACCGTGGCGTCGCAGCCCGTGCGCTActttccgctgctgcctaCACCGGCAGCGGAGCGGACATATTACGAGTCGCATCCGTACACCTCAGCGTATAGCGGAGACGGTGGTGGATGGCCACATGCCGAGAATGCGCCGACCGATGAGAACAACTACGAGTTAGCGGGACCTTCGCGAGCAACCGCTCCGTGGCGTCACGGCACGTGCGGCCcgcatcagctgctgcagtcgcaGCTACGAGTCAGCGGTACTATGGGCCccggagcagctggaggagtgTTTGgagcaggcgccgccgccgcaccatATGCGATGCATAAAGCCCACTCCGCGGAGATGGCGGCtgacgcggaggaggcggcctgggaaggtggcgctgccgtgccgcacgACTCTGGTATGCCAGGAGCTCGTCGacctctgcgccgtccgccGCCATCGACGCACGGCAACCCCATGAGCGACTGCCGAGGAGCGACGCTGTGGCCAGTGGCTCAGTCGGTCTCCCCTGTGGAGCGCGGAGAAGCGGCGAAAGCGGCGGCCCAGGACGGCTCCCGGCTTCACCACGCAGCGTACGCGAGCCGTGAAGGGcgccggcaagcagctgTCGGCATGAAGCTTGCCGCTCACACGCCGCATGACGTCGATGGGCGCTACACGGACGGGCAGCTGCttgctccgccgccaccacatcctccctccccgctgCACGAGCACTCTGaccacgagcagcagcagcagacgcacgAGTACAGCTCCATTTCGGACGGTGCCCGCCACCTCAACTCAGCGGGGCATCGATCAGCCGCTtcggccgccgccctctttttCCACTCCCCCTCCGTCACCGGCGGCTTCGCTAGCTCGCCTTGCGCCAGCGGCTCGGCAGCCCTCCGTGCCGGaaggcgcgctgctgctgccacgtcCGCCATCTCTAGTACTGCGACCTTTCCCAGTGCGACAGGAGCGTCGAAGATGGTTACCCcggccgcctctgcggcggcggcccaaGCCGAACCGTGCTGTGTTGCGGCGCTCATCTTCAACAACGCCAAGGAGGTCGGCGTCGCGCTCTGCGAGTTGCCGTCACTGACCGTGTCTCTCTTCCAGTACGGGGACACGGCCACCTTCTTCAAGacagcatcgctgctgcacacacgcaaccCAGTCGAGGTGCTTGTCCCATCGACCGCCGTCGATAGTGAGCTGGTGCAaacggtgctgcggcagcacggcgcccACATGACCTTCACAAgtgtgcagcgctgcttctacaatgcggaggagggggtgcaaCGACTGTCGCAGCTGAAGTCGTCGGCCGAGGCGTCACTGTGCATTGAGGACACAGACCGCTACCtgtgcgtggcggccgccaacGCGGTTGTCTTGTACATGGAGCACGTAAACGATATGCATCTGCTGCCAGGctccgtgcgcgtgcgggcaGAGGCTCTGGAGCATTACATGGAGGTCTCCCGCACCACGGCACGTGTGCTGCAGATTATCCCGGACACCGCATGCgtgtcagcggcggcggcggcgtcgatggAGCTCATGCGCAACGCAGCGAACGACAGTGAGAGGGCTgaccggcagcagcgggtgcgCGCTCAGCGATATGGAGCGGCGCGGAGGCCGATGTTTCTCGGCCACGACCTTGCCgaaccgccaccgctgcagacGGTCGCGCTTGTGGACGCCATCCCACGCGCCTGCACGGTCATGGGCCAGCGCTACCTCCGCCGCACTCTTCTCCAACCGCTGCGTGACCGCGTTGCTGTTCAAGGCCGCCACGACGCTGTCGAATGGCTTCTCTGCGAGCCGAGGCGACTTCACATGCTACGCGTACTTCTGAGACACACCGCCGCGCTTGACCTGGAGCGCTtgacggcgacgctgacgcATCAACCACAACGCGAGAGAAGcagtgcacagcagcagtcgtACCTGgagtcgctgcagctgctctggAGCGCTCTGCCCCacctggagcagctgcgcgtacAGCTCAAGGCCTACCTGGGGCCGCTGCCGAGAGTGCAGGCACCAGTGAATGGAGAAGGCGTACCGCCATCGACGCCATCACCACTGCCGGGTGGCGGCTcagacgcggcagcgccgtcacacgatctgcgcagcaccgcagcgcacccTTCGGTACTGCACAGCATCGCCACCGCGCTTGGGCAGTGCCGCTTCCCCGAGCTGGAGACCCTCATGGGCACCTACCTCGAGCGCTCTGTGCTGCCGTCTGTCGTCGGGCACCATGAGAGGAGCGCCGCGCACTACGGAGCGCTGCATAGTGCCGACACAGGTAGCACACACATCCCGCCAAGCgtgtcggtggtggcgcagcagcagcagccacaacggccgcgacgacgactgcgcagcgacgacggagaCGCGCTGGCCTCGCATCAGCACCCGCAggagcggccgcagcgcgtcaCAGGAGTCTTTTTGCGGCTCCTCCGCATGTGTTTCCTTGTGCAGGCTCCGCATAGCGGCGAGCTGGATGCACTTCGCACGAGGCTGAGCCTCCGCATCTCCGACATCACCTCCTacgcagcggagctgcgcgcgacgTACCGGATCTTCTCGCTGCGCCTGGAGCCGGACCCGGTGAAGCTGTACTGCCTCTCCTACGCCGTTGCAGAGGAGGCAAAGGCGCAGGCCGGTCCCTTCACGTGGCGCTACGCAGGCGGCTCGCATTTTGCTTTGTATCTTTCCGCCCtgcgtgagcagcagctgcggcggcaacaggagcagcagcagggccagGGGCGGACTCTGCGTAGTTCTCCGTGGCACCCGCCCACTTCTGCTGGCGACCCCTtctgcaccgcctcgtcgTCCCCTCCGACGGAACTGTCACGGCATACGAGCGATGCGGACGGCGCCGGATTCGAGTCGTCCGTCATTGATCCTTTCTCCCCTTTCACGTTCGGCGCGAACCACACAGCACCTCGtcagctgcgtcgccgcagagtgcggtgcagcacagAGGACCTCGACTACCGCTGCGCCCGGGCGCAGGAGTGCGTCGCCGCGATCCTGCAGTTGCAGCTGCACAGTGTGCAGCCCCTCGTCCGCGCCATCCAGCATGAGTTCCTCGGCTCTCTGCAGGCTACGGTAGagtcggtggcgctgcttgaCACCCTGCTATGCTTTGCGCTCTACTCGCTGACACATCAGTGCACCCGACCGGTGCTGGTCGAGCTACCGACGGggtcgacgacggcgccacgcgtgcgcacgttgATGACAGAGCTACCTGGGGATGGCGAGGCAGTGGCTTCTTCGGGGCGGAGAGCCACCTCAgtcgcaggcggcgccggggctTCGTGGGACAGGGTGGACGAGTACACTGacgccgcaagcgccgctgccgattTAGGGGGCCAGGGAGGTGGAACAGCGGCATCCGCGGGCACGTCCGCGACGTCCAGCGATGGAGCGACACCGTCATGCACGCCGCCACTGTCGACTCTTACGGCGCATACCAtgacatcggcggcggcgacgacggagaCAGAGACGCGCCACGCCTCTGAAGTGCGTCTCTTTCTTGACAGCGCGCTGCACCCCTCCGCGGCCCAGTGGCAGCCACCAAGccgcgcggtggcgcgtgcaGGGCTGTCGGCACGGTGGACGGGCGCGGAAGTCGGGGGCAAGGCCAGGCCAGCCAGCGGCTCCAGCGGTGGCCTGACGATGTCGTggggcagtggcggcggcgacgttTGTGTCGTCACCGGCCCCAACGCGTGCGGCAAGACGACTCTGCTCCGAATTCTCGGGCAGTACTTCACCCTTGCGCAGGCGGGCTGCTTTGTGCCtgcacagcacgcgcagctgtTCCTTGCCGACCGCCTCCTTGCCCACATGCTGTGTGATGAGCTCCCCAGCATCACGCACTCTTCTTTCCGACGCGAGCTTATGGAGCTGAGCGAGCTGACCCACGCCGCGACGGCTGAGAGTGTCGCCCTCATCGACGAGCTCGGCCGCAGCACTACCACCGCACAAGGCTTCAGTCTTGCTTGGGCCACGGCGCTCCTCCTGAGCGACCGCCGCGTGCACTCGGTGCTCACGACGCACTACCCCGGGCTGCCCAGCCTCGCACGGGTGCGACCGGCGCGCGTCGTCGCTTTTCACTTCCGTGTCACCTTCCAGCATCTGGCGGCGCGGGACGGGGGCCGAGATGGCGTGGCTGACTCGAGTTGGCGGGGGCCAGCACGGACACGCATAACGATTGCTCGCTTTGGTCACACGCTCTTCCCTGGTCCGTGCCCGCAGCGCTGGTACGGCCTCGCGCTGGCGGAGAAGCTGCACTTTTTCGAGCCGGTCCTGGCcatggcgcggcgcacacgaACATGCCAATcgccagcggaggcgcacacagAAGAGAATGAGGTGTGA